One window from the genome of Candidatus Beckwithbacteria bacterium encodes:
- a CDS encoding tyrosine-type recombinase/integrase: protein MSAKDKIQTKNEVRRNQYVEEYLEYLEIERNCSRLTIRNYRHYLYRFLEWTDKNLAKFELTQLSLDQVTKYRVFLARFLSLKNEPLSRATQSYHVIALRSFLKYLIKRDVKTLAPEKIELPKSESKSLKFLTGEQVERLLGSVGIATLSELRDKAILETLFSTGLRVSELVKLNKGEIDIDRGEFGVIGKGGRQRVVFLSKRAKEWLKRYLAKREDEDEPLFINLRYKGDKGRLTCRSVQRIVKKYVRVAKLPVKITPHGLRHSFATDLLTGGADIRAVQEMLGHKNIATTQIYTHVTNQRLKEIYDKTHLGNR from the coding sequence ATGAGTGCTAAGGATAAAATACAAACAAAAAACGAAGTCAGGCGTAATCAATATGTCGAAGAGTATTTGGAGTACCTGGAGATTGAACGGAACTGCTCGAGGCTGACAATCAGAAACTACCGGCATTATCTTTACCGTTTTCTCGAGTGGACAGACAAAAATCTAGCCAAGTTTGAGTTGACCCAGTTAAGTTTAGACCAGGTGACGAAGTACCGGGTATTTTTAGCCAGATTTTTAAGTTTAAAAAATGAACCGCTCAGTCGGGCGACTCAGTCTTATCACGTTATCGCTTTGAGGTCGTTTTTAAAATATTTGATTAAGAGGGACGTAAAAACATTGGCGCCGGAGAAGATTGAGCTGCCGAAAAGCGAAAGTAAGTCGTTAAAATTTTTAACCGGAGAGCAGGTGGAAAGATTGTTAGGCAGTGTGGGGATTGCCACCCTCTCAGAATTGAGGGATAAGGCGATTTTAGAGACTTTGTTTTCCACGGGCTTGAGGGTGTCCGAGTTGGTCAAGTTAAATAAGGGGGAAATCGATATAGACAGAGGTGAGTTCGGGGTCATTGGGAAAGGTGGCCGGCAGAGAGTGGTGTTTTTATCTAAAAGAGCCAAAGAGTGGCTGAAGCGGTATTTGGCAAAACGGGAAGACGAAGATGAGCCGCTGTTTATTAACTTACGGTACAAAGGGGATAAAGGTCGGTTAACTTGCCGGTCGGTGCAGCGGATTGTTAAAAAGTACGTCCGGGTGGCTAAATTACCGGTGAAGATTACCCCACATGGGCTAAGACATTCTTTTGCGACTGATTTGCTGACCGGCGGAGCGGATATCCGGGCGGTCCAGGAAATGCTGGGGCATAAAAATATCGCCACGACCCAAATCTACACTCATGTTACCAATCAGCGCTTAAAAGAGATTTACGACAAAACGCATTTGGGAAACAGATAA
- a CDS encoding transposase, with amino-acid sequence MPAKNVIKQYKPNSYYHIYNRGVAKQKIFLDAADYKKFLSYLKLYLMPFNLQGLSLKVAPSRMLKNYTDEVKLICYCLMPNHFHLLVWQKSIDSINHFMRSLGTKFSMYFNRRYKRVGPVFQSTYKAVEVESEEQLIYLSKYIHCNPKDILPTGIILEGYKYSSYLNYLGIINQSWVKHEDILEMPFFRGKSLSYKKFVEESDERDLIVIKNDLLEDLQG; translated from the coding sequence ATGCCGGCTAAAAATGTAATTAAGCAATATAAGCCTAATAGTTATTATCATATTTACAATCGAGGTGTCGCGAAACAAAAAATCTTTTTAGATGCGGCTGATTATAAAAAATTCTTGAGTTATCTGAAGTTATATTTGATGCCATTTAACCTTCAAGGATTATCCCTGAAGGTGGCGCCCTCGAGAATGTTAAAAAACTATACCGATGAGGTTAAATTAATTTGTTATTGTTTAATGCCTAATCATTTTCACTTGTTAGTTTGGCAAAAAAGTATTGATTCGATTAACCATTTTATGAGGTCATTAGGGACAAAATTTTCAATGTATTTTAATCGTCGCTACAAAAGAGTTGGTCCAGTTTTTCAAAGTACTTATAAAGCGGTCGAGGTTGAGTCCGAAGAACAGCTGATTTATTTATCAAAGTACATTCATTGTAATCCGAAAGATATATTGCCTACAGGGATAATCCTTGAAGGCTATAAATACTCCAGTTATCTAAATTATTTAGGGATTATTAACCAAAGTTGGGTTAAACACGAAGATATCTTAGAAATGCCTTTTTTCCGAGGAAAGAGTCTTTCTTACAAAAAATTTGTTGAAGAATCAGACGAAAGAGATTTAATTGTAATCAAGAATGATCTATTAGAAGACCTACAGGGATAA